From Microtus pennsylvanicus isolate mMicPen1 chromosome 10, mMicPen1.hap1, whole genome shotgun sequence, one genomic window encodes:
- the Nuf2 gene encoding kinetochore protein Nuf2 isoform X1: METLSFPRYSAAEIVDHIRNKLLTGADGKNFSKNDLHPIPKPEVLYTIYMRALQIVYAVRLEAFYVIPVNIEVMYPVLMENFLPIINLLVHLDSFMPICRVNDFEITDILCPKAKRTVRFLSGIINFIHFREACRETYSEFLLKNKSSMDKMQQLNSVNQEAMMKMEKLNSVPVEEQEEFKQYMDDIQELQYLLNQEFRQKATGLQEGHAQKKSDISEKTKRLNELKLSMVSLKEAQESLKSKIADSPKKVEICKEKMKGTVQKLRNARQEVMEKTEVYRDSVECLPSCQLEVQLYQKKIQDLADNREKLSSTLKENLNLEDQIESDSSELKKLKTEENSLKRLLIVKKEKLATTRFRINKKQEDMKQYKQTVIEDCNKVQDKRGAVCEQVTTITLEIQKIKSGVQQLKDSTKREKLKSQEIFVNLKSALEKYHEGIEATTKEYCSRIEEKTAELKKRMFRVPPSSA; the protein is encoded by the exons ATGGAAACTTTGTCCTTCCCCAGATACAGTGCAGCTGAGATTGTGGATCATATCCGCAATAAATTACTAACAGGAGCTGATGGCAAGAACTTCTCCAAGAATGATCTTCATCCAATCCCTAAG CCTGAAGTCTTGTACACGATCTACATGAGAGCCTTGCAAATAGTGTATGCAGTGCGGTTGGAGGCCTTCTACGTG ATCCCGGTGAACATAGAAGTCATGTATCCAGTTTTAATGGAGAACTTTTTACCAATCATCAATTTATTAGTTCATCT GGACTCCTTTATGCCCATCTGCCGAGTGAACGACTTTGAGATCACTGATATTCTGTGTCCAA aagCAAAACGGACAGTTCGGTTTTTAAGTGGCATTATCAACTTTATCCACTTCAGAGAAGCATGCCGGGAGACGTATTCagaatttcttttgaaaaat AAATCCTCTATGGACAAAATGCAGCAGCTGAACAGTGTGAACCAGGAAGCCATGATGAAGATGGAGAAACTCAA TTCAGTTCCAGTTGAAGAGCAAGAAGAGTTCAAGCAGTATATGGATGACATTCAGGAGCTGCAGTACCTGCTGAACCAGGAGTTTAGGCAGAAAGCG ACAGGGCTGCAGGAGGGGCATGCCCAAAAGAAATCAGATATTTCAGAGAAAACCAAGCGTTTG AATGAACTAAAGTTGTCAATGGTTTCTTTGAAAGAAGCCCAAGAGAGCTTGAAGAGTAAAATTGCGGACTCCCCCAAGAAAGTAGAGATCTGTAAAGAGAAGATGAAAGGCACTGTCCAGAAGCTCCGGAACGCCCGG CAAGAAGTGATGGAGAAGACTGAAGTCTATAGAGATTCTGTGGAATGCTTGCCTTCCTGTCAGCTGGAGGTGCAgttatatcaaaagaaaatacaggACCTTGCAGATAATAGGGAAAAGCTAAGCAGTACCTTAAAGGAG AACCTAAACTTGGAGGACCAGATTGAAAGTGATTCATCAGAACTAAAGAAGCTGAAGACTGAAGAAAATTCCCTCAAAAGGCTGCTGATTGTAAAGAAGGAGAAGCTGGCCACCACGCGCTTCCGAATCAACAAGAAGCAGGAGGACATGAAGCAGTACAAGCAGACGGTGATCGA AGACTGCAATAAAGTTCAAGATAAAAGAGGTGCTGTCTGTGAGCAAGTAACCACCATTACTCTGGAAATCCAGAAGATTAAATCTGGGGTTCAGCAGCTGAAAGATAGTACGAAAAGGGAGAAACTGAAGTCTCAG GAAATCTTTGTAAACTTGAAAAGTGCTCTGGAGAAGTACCACGAGGGCATTGAGGCGACAACAAAGGAGTATTGCTCTAGAATAGAAGAGAAGACGGCAGAGCTGAAGAAGAGGATGTTCAGAGTGCCGCCCTCGTCAGCTTAG
- the Nuf2 gene encoding kinetochore protein Nuf2 isoform X2: METLSFPRYSAAEIVDHIRNKLLTGADGKNFSKNDLHPIPKPEVLYTIYMRALQIVYAVRLEAFYVIPVNIEVMYPVLMENFLPIINLLVHLDSFMPICRVNDFEITDILCPKAKRTVRFLSGIINFIHFREACRETYSEFLLKNKSSMDKMQQLNSVNQEAMMKMEKLNSVPVEEQEEFKQYMDDIQELQYLLNQEFRQKATGLQEGHAQKKSDISEKTKRLNELKLSMVSLKEAQESLKSKIADSPKKVEICKEKMKGTVQKLRNARQEVMEKTEVYRDSVECLPSCQLEVQLYQKKIQDLADNREKLSSTLKENLNLEDQIESDSSELKKLKTEENSLKRLLIVKKEKLATTRFRINKKQEDMKQYKQTVIEDCNKVQDKRGAVCEQVTTITLEIQKIKSGVQQLKDSTKREKLKSQVLGPTWLRSQVEDSEVLIPSSKTLGNLCKLEKCSGEVPRGH, from the exons ATGGAAACTTTGTCCTTCCCCAGATACAGTGCAGCTGAGATTGTGGATCATATCCGCAATAAATTACTAACAGGAGCTGATGGCAAGAACTTCTCCAAGAATGATCTTCATCCAATCCCTAAG CCTGAAGTCTTGTACACGATCTACATGAGAGCCTTGCAAATAGTGTATGCAGTGCGGTTGGAGGCCTTCTACGTG ATCCCGGTGAACATAGAAGTCATGTATCCAGTTTTAATGGAGAACTTTTTACCAATCATCAATTTATTAGTTCATCT GGACTCCTTTATGCCCATCTGCCGAGTGAACGACTTTGAGATCACTGATATTCTGTGTCCAA aagCAAAACGGACAGTTCGGTTTTTAAGTGGCATTATCAACTTTATCCACTTCAGAGAAGCATGCCGGGAGACGTATTCagaatttcttttgaaaaat AAATCCTCTATGGACAAAATGCAGCAGCTGAACAGTGTGAACCAGGAAGCCATGATGAAGATGGAGAAACTCAA TTCAGTTCCAGTTGAAGAGCAAGAAGAGTTCAAGCAGTATATGGATGACATTCAGGAGCTGCAGTACCTGCTGAACCAGGAGTTTAGGCAGAAAGCG ACAGGGCTGCAGGAGGGGCATGCCCAAAAGAAATCAGATATTTCAGAGAAAACCAAGCGTTTG AATGAACTAAAGTTGTCAATGGTTTCTTTGAAAGAAGCCCAAGAGAGCTTGAAGAGTAAAATTGCGGACTCCCCCAAGAAAGTAGAGATCTGTAAAGAGAAGATGAAAGGCACTGTCCAGAAGCTCCGGAACGCCCGG CAAGAAGTGATGGAGAAGACTGAAGTCTATAGAGATTCTGTGGAATGCTTGCCTTCCTGTCAGCTGGAGGTGCAgttatatcaaaagaaaatacaggACCTTGCAGATAATAGGGAAAAGCTAAGCAGTACCTTAAAGGAG AACCTAAACTTGGAGGACCAGATTGAAAGTGATTCATCAGAACTAAAGAAGCTGAAGACTGAAGAAAATTCCCTCAAAAGGCTGCTGATTGTAAAGAAGGAGAAGCTGGCCACCACGCGCTTCCGAATCAACAAGAAGCAGGAGGACATGAAGCAGTACAAGCAGACGGTGATCGA AGACTGCAATAAAGTTCAAGATAAAAGAGGTGCTGTCTGTGAGCAAGTAACCACCATTACTCTGGAAATCCAGAAGATTAAATCTGGGGTTCAGCAGCTGAAAGATAGTACGAAAAGGGAGAAACTGAAGTCTCAG GTGTTGGGTCCCACTTGGCTCAGGAGTCAAGTTGAGGACAGCGAAGTTCTGATCCCTTCCTCTAAGACTTTAG GAAATCTTTGTAAACTTGAAAAGTGCTCTGGAGAAGTACCACGAGGGCATTGA